Proteins from one Bacteroides zhangwenhongii genomic window:
- a CDS encoding pectinesterase family protein, translated as MASLEYERLLPYEQQQKQDTLVVSRDGTGKYRNIQDAVEAVRAFMDYTVTIYIKKGVYKEKLVIPSWVKNVQLVGEDPEKTIITYDDHANINKMGTFRTYTVKVEGSDITFKDLTIENNAAPLGQAVALHTEGDRLMFVGCRFLGNQDTIYTGSEGSRLLFTNCYIEGTTDFIFGPSTALFEYCELHSKRDSYITAASTPQNEEFGYVFKNCKLTAAPGVKKVYLGRPWRPYAATAFINCEFGGHIRPEGWHNWKNPENERTARYAEFGNTGDGADTSGRVAWSKQLTKKEALRYTPENIFKENSNWYPYK; from the coding sequence ATGGCGAGTCTGGAATATGAACGTCTTTTGCCCTATGAGCAACAGCAAAAGCAAGACACGTTGGTTGTGTCACGTGATGGAACGGGTAAGTATCGTAATATCCAGGACGCTGTGGAGGCGGTACGCGCTTTTATGGATTATACGGTGACTATCTATATAAAGAAAGGGGTATATAAAGAAAAGCTAGTGATTCCTTCGTGGGTGAAGAACGTGCAACTGGTAGGTGAAGATCCCGAAAAGACGATTATTACGTACGATGATCATGCCAATATCAATAAGATGGGGACATTCCGTACCTACACTGTGAAAGTGGAGGGTAGTGATATCACTTTCAAGGATTTGACGATTGAGAATAATGCCGCTCCTTTGGGGCAGGCCGTTGCCCTCCATACCGAAGGAGACCGGCTGATGTTTGTCGGCTGCCGCTTTCTTGGAAATCAAGATACCATTTATACAGGCTCGGAGGGTAGCCGTTTGCTGTTTACCAACTGCTATATAGAAGGTACTACTGATTTTATCTTCGGTCCTTCCACTGCGCTTTTTGAGTATTGCGAGCTGCATAGCAAACGTGATTCGTATATCACTGCCGCTTCGACTCCTCAAAATGAAGAATTCGGCTATGTCTTTAAAAACTGCAAGCTGACGGCTGCCCCTGGAGTGAAAAAGGTCTATTTAGGCCGTCCTTGGCGTCCGTATGCCGCTACGGCTTTTATTAATTGTGAGTTTGGCGGACATATCCGTCCCGAAGGTTGGCATAATTGGAAGAATCCGGAGAATGAGAGAACAGCCCGTTATGCGGAATTTGGAAACACAGGAGACGGTGCGGATACATCGGGACGCGTGGCATGGAGCAAACAGCTTACAAAGAAGGAAGCCTTGAGGTATACACCGGAGAATATTTTCAAAGAAAATAGCAATTGGTACCCTTACAAGTAA